The DNA segment TCCTGTGAATGTATTTCTCTTGGCTGAATGTTTAGGAACTGAAGGAGAGACCATATGCTTCAGGGCTAAGCATTTCTCTGAAGGTTGTCAGCTTTTGAGAGTTGAGTAGGAAGTGCACACGTTTTAAGCAGGATCTTTTCCGATCGTACAGGTTTGCAGAGATGTTAATGTCCTTAGCTAGATAACCAGAGGTAGAACTTGCGCTTTCTCCTCCATTTTCTTTGTTTCCAAAATGTCTATTTGATTTGTTTCTTTCCTTaaatatgatttgataaatatttctaGTTCTAGTTGTTTTCTTCTTGACAAGATGTTCTATCAAAATTTTGTTTTAATTGGATCAtattgaacttccgaaaattttggTGTATTTGCTTGTTTAATTCACCATCTTTAAAATTGGAATGATTGCTTCTATGTTTCATGGGCAGGATATTAGTCAACACCTTTCTGCAAGTGTTTCTTCTTGCATGGATTTGACTTCCAAGATTCCTTTCCATCGGGACTGGGAAAAATTTTCTCTATTCAGCAGAAAAGAAGGTGAGATTTCTAAACCTGCACAGCGATGTGAATGGGAAGTTGTTGATAACCATGGGAGCTATGGGAATGGCAATGGATCTGTATACTCATCCGTCGGTGGACTCGGTCCTGGCTCAGACTTGGGTAATGGTTCATCAAGAAGCTCTATTCCATCAAAAGCAGGGACCGGAGCTTTAAGGTTCATCATTGACTCGGTGGAAAAACCTCCTGAGATCCTAAAGGTGAAAAAAGACTTAGCCATGGTGGAAACCGGAATTTTGCATAAGGTGGTGGCCATAGAGGGCCCTAAGGAACCTCGTACCAAGCTGAAGCTTGGCAAGAGGACATACTTCGAAGGAGGAATTCATAGCACAAACTCAGCTTCTTTAGCTTCTACGAATCCATCCATTGGTTTGGTAAAGAAACCAAAGGTATCACAGCAGAACATGCAGAGTTCACATTGCCAAGTTGAAGGTTGTCATGTTGATCTTTCGGCAGTTAAAGATTATCATCGCAAGCATAGAGTCTGTGAAGGTCATTCTAAGTCTCCTAAGGTTATAGTTGCTGGTCAGACATGCAGGTTCTGTCAACAGTGTAGCAGGTGAAACACTTTTTGTTTCCCGAATCAAGTCAAGTTGGCTTTTTTTATCATGGAAGTCCatttttatttactttttgttttttaaaagaaaagaagagggagaaggggtgAGGCGGATTAATTAAGATGGTGCATGCTTCTTTCCCATTTATGTAACAAAAACTCATTGCTTATTAAACAGTATTGCTACTTAAAATAATGTCCTCTTTTAAATGTTTTGAATATGTTGATATTAGAAGTGAAGGTACATTAGTTGTTAAGGAGGTTGGTAAAGGAGGATTGGCGATGCTACTTTATATAAGTCTCTGGTGCTTTGTAACTGCACAATTTGTTGGATCAGTTGTTCATAAACATATCAGTTGGTAACAAATATTGTCTGATCCAAATATATTGACTGTACTTTTTGTAATCTTCCAGGTTTCATGATTTATCCGAGTTTGATCAGAAAAAGCGAAGCTGCCGAAGACGCCTATTTGACCACAATGCACGTCGACGCAAACCACGGCTAGAGACAATCAAATTTGGTTCTTCAGTATTTTCTGCATCATATTATGGTAATAGTTGCCTCTGGTCACTAAATGAATAGCTTCTCTTCACCTTTCTTAGAATTTATTTCATATTGCTACGGGAATCATGACCATTTGGTGTGGACAGTAACATTTACTTCAGCCAAATTGTGGTGATGCAGTTTCCAAATTCAAGATTCCAGGACATTTTCTCTGCGTAGTTAACGAAGTTTAATTAGTCTTTTGATTGCTATATAACTTGCCTCAGCTTAGATGCACTGTTTTGTTCTTAGGTAGCAATAACTGTAGTTCCATCTCCTTTGTTCTGAAGATTACATGGGCTAGTAGCATATCATTTCACAATTGCTATTGCTGATTCTCAATCTAAACTGTCTCAAAGTGTCCACATTTGAGATTCTTGGCCCTTTCACTTTGCCTAGTGCCCTAACTCAGCCTCATTCCTTGATCCTATTACCAAAGACCTGTGTTATGTTGGCGTAACTTAGCACAGTTTTGATGTATCTTTAACTTAGAGTTTGTTGCAACACCAGCTTTTTTATTCTTTGCAATCCAACTTATGTCAAATCTCAGTTTTAAACTATTTGAGTGAGAGAAATGTTAACATACATAACAAAGGAACAAATTAATCTTTTGTAGGTtttttttctagatgaatcataatAGCTAATAGCCTAATATATCCAAATGTCATCCTTTGTTGGTAGGATAGTGTTGATGTTGAATTTGTTTACATGTTGAAATCATCTCTGATTTAGGTACAAAAACACTTAGATGCTTGATTAATTTTGGAAGAAAATATCATCTCTCATAAAAATAGATGGGAAAATAACTTAGCTTGTCACTCATGATCCATCTCAGAATTGATCCCTTGGGGAAGTACTACTCAGGCTATATCTCTTCAATCAAGGGACTCCAAAAACCAAAGATAAAATGTTGTTCAATGAGCTTTTGGAGTTATGCTAGTTGCATTGAGCTGTGTCCCATTGCAAACCTTATCTGGATAATATCATACTTGTTTTGGGCATGAAAAACAGTTTGATCTGTTGTATTGTGCTATGGACCTCCTAGGCTCCTACCACTGTAATCAGCTTAAAACTGAAGAGGAACCATACTAGCAGCTGAAAAAATGTCTATTCAGTATCTGATTAGAATAGGGATGTTTAGTTATTTGTTTTAAAAGTACAAATGCCTGGTTATGTAAATATTGTTTATGGAGGTTGTCCTGAACAAAATCTTCCATGTGACACCGCTAGGTAGCTAGATTTCCTAGCTGCTAAAGCACATCTTAGTTATTACCCTGAAATGTTTACTGATTGGGAAAACCTCTCATTCTTGGATTTCGTTGTGTGCTCCTGTACATCATTGTCTCTCTGTTAATGTGGACATTTGTTAAATTTTGATGTAAATGCCTTCTACTTGTTGAAATATTTGTGATGGTAGCTACAGATGATAGACAACAGATGAATCTTATGTTTGGTCGAGATCCTTTTAATCATGTGACAAACATGGCCAATTCCACATGGGATGACTCTGGTGGCTTCAAACTTATTCCATCTCAAGGGCCTTGGATAAATTTTGGTAAATCAGGAGACATTAATGAACAATTGCATTTTCCCAGCAATGGAATATCAAAAAATGTTTCCAGAGTTAACCATGATTGGGATGGGTTCTTGCCTTTCAAGGGCACAAATGCAGAGGCCACCAACAAAGGTAATAAGCCTTTAGCCCCTATCTTATCTGTAAAGTACTCAAGTTTATGTGGACATTAATGCATGGATAACCATTCACCTGCTTATCTGCAATGTATGCTCTCTGGACATATAGCTGGTTAACTTATGATCCTCTTGTTTTGTTCAACCTCCAACAAAACGTATCTCTAGACATGATTTAAGATATCCTTTTTATCTTCATAATCTTTATCCTTGGTATTTAAATATATCGGAAGGACAAATTGCTTCTGAAAGCCACTTCACATGTCTTATCGAGGTATAATTTCCTCAAGGATTTAGGGGAATTCTTCTTTCAGAGTTTCTGCTTC comes from the Musa acuminata AAA Group cultivar baxijiao chromosome BXJ1-10, Cavendish_Baxijiao_AAA, whole genome shotgun sequence genome and includes:
- the LOC103969039 gene encoding squamosa promoter-binding-like protein 12 — encoded protein: MDLTSKIPFHRDWEKFSLFSRKEGEISKPAQRCEWEVVDNHGSYGNGNGSVYSSVGGLGPGSDLGNGSSRSSIPSKAGTGALRFIIDSVEKPPEILKVKKDLAMVETGILHKVVAIEGPKEPRTKLKLGKRTYFEGGIHSTNSASLASTNPSIGLVKKPKVSQQNMQSSHCQVEGCHVDLSAVKDYHRKHRVCEGHSKSPKVIVAGQTCRFCQQCSRFHDLSEFDQKKRSCRRRLFDHNARRRKPRLETIKFGSSVFSASYYATDDRQQMNLMFGRDPFNHVTNMANSTWDDSGGFKLIPSQGPWINFGKSGDINEQLHFPSNGISKNVSRVNHDWDGFLPFKGTNAEATNKGPGAPVFASNLDGALDLQRALSLLSTESWVPYQEPISDFQSVNANIITSHSAIHPTNATTGSWQKTELLLPRPSPFNLQNHVSQI